AGTTATCAACAAATCCTCAATTGCAGTTTTTTAGAAAAAACAATGTTGTAATCGAGTATGTTTATAAGGATGAGGATAGTAATATTATCCGTTTGTTAAAAATAAATCCCGAAGATTACCAGTAAAATTATATATTATGAATCACTATTTTTTTATAGATGAAACCGGTAAGCAGAGAGGTACCTTCTCTCCCGTAGAGCTTAGGAGTGAAAACATCAAGAGAGAGACGCTTGTCTGGACACAAGGTATGGAAAACTGGAAACGAGCAGATGAGGTCAGTGAACTGCAATTTATTTTTGAGCATAGTGAGGATGTGCAAAGTAGTATCGATCAACCTGCAGCTCCAGTTACCCGGGGAAATGCACCATTTGATAAAGAGAACAGAAATATTATGCCAAAAACATGGCTGATTGAATCAATACTTGTAACAATCCTTCCATTTATGTTCTGTGGTAGTTTCTTAAGTCTTTTAGGAATTATTGCAATAGTGTATTCTGCTCAGGTTGAGTCGTTCTATAACAGAGGGGATTATACTGCAGCTATGGAGTCATCACGCACAGCCGGAAAATGGACTAAAATCACTTTCTGGATTTTTATTGCATGGGTGATTTTGTTAGCAGTTTCAATGTTGCTGCTTTTTGGAATTCTGGGTTTCAATCTTGCAGGTATGGGAGATTTAATTGATTTATAATAATTTAATTATATATCTAATGGAAGATAATAATAGTGTACCTCCGGTTCAGGATTCTCAATTACCTCCTCCGCCTCCTTTCACATCCAACGCTTTAAATCAGGATGATGAAATACCCCCATTAAAGCCAAGTAACTGGTTGTGGCAGTCAATTGTAGCAACACTTTTTTGTTGTAATGTTTTAGGAATTGTAGGAATCGTGTACGCGGCAAAAGTTGATGTTCTTTACTATAACAAAAAATATACTGAGGCAGAGAAATGTGCAAAGAGCGCTAAAACATGGACTCTGATTGCCTTTGTATTAGGATTGATTTCAATAATTATGTGGATAGTAATGATGTCAACAGGAAATATGCCTTCATATCTTGAAGATATCATTGAAAACAATGCTAGTGGATATAATTTTTAATATACTTTACTACATAAGTGAGTAAAAGATATAAAATAATTTTAGGTGCTGTCATGGTTTTATTACTAATGGCAGCACTTTATCTGTTTTATAACCTTAATCCGGAAACAGAGCCGATATTTCCCAAATGTCCTTTTCTTTTTCTCACCGGATATGAGTGTCCCGGTTGTGGCACACAAAGGGCAATTCACCAGCTATTGCATTTAAATATAGCTTCTGCATTAAAATATAATGCATTTATGGTATTTGCATTACCCTATGTTTTTATGGGCATATATATGGAGCACTTAGGTGGGAAGAAGCGTAACAAACGACTATTCAGAATCTTGTTTGGCAGATATTCTGCTGTAGTGATATTGGTTATAATTATCCTTTTTTGGATATTAAGGAACTGTCATTTTTCAATTTTTCCTTAAGGAACCTGCCAGTATACGATTCTTTGCAATCAGATATCTGTTCAGGTGTCCCTGTACACACAATATATCCACCGCCGTTGCCTCCTTCAGGACCTATATCAATAATATGATCAGCACATTTTATAACATCCATATTATGTTCAATTATAATTACGGTATGTCCCCTCTCTAATAGTGAGTTAAAAGCTTTAAGCAGAGTCTTGATATCATGAAAATGCAATCCTGTTGTAGGTTCATCAAATATGAAAACTGTAGGGTAGTCTTTCTCTTCACCCAGGAAGTACGCAAGTTTTACCCTTTGGTTTTCACCACCTGATAAGGTTGATGAGGACTGACCTAATTTAATATATCCTAATCCCACATCCTGAAGCGGCTGGATTTTTTTAGTGATTTTCTTTTCAGTAGCACCTTTTTGATTCCCAAAGAAATCAATTGCCTCATCAACAGTCATCTCGAGTATATCATAAATTGATTTACCTTTATATTCTACTTCTAGTACCTCGGCCGAAAAACGCTTTCCATGACATGTTTCACATTCCAGTTTTATATCAGCCATGAATTGCATCTCAACTGTAATGGTGCCGTCTCCTTTGCACTCTTCGCATCTGCCACCCTCAACATTGAATGAAAAATATGCAGGTGTAAAATTCATCTGTTTAGACAGTGGCATAGATGCATAAAGCTTTCTAATCTCATCAAAAGCTTTGAGGTAGGTAACAGGATTGGAACGAGATGATTTACCAAGAGGATTCTGATCAACATACTCAACAGACTTCACCAATTTCAGGTCGCCACCAATTCCACTAAACTCAGCCCTTTCAAGCGCAGTACCCTTATAGTGATGCTGCAGTGCGTTGTAAAACACATCATTAACAAGTGAGGATTTACCTGAACCGCTAACACCTGTTACTACAGTCATTGCATTTAATGGGAACTTCACATTGATGTTCTTGAGATTATTATGACGCACTCCCTTAACCTCAATATAATTATTCCATTTACGTCTTGCATCCGGAATATCTATATGTTCTTCCCCTGTCAGGTATTTAACTGTATAGCTATCGCTTTTCGCTTTAAGCTCAGATACTTCACCCTGGTATATTACTTCACCACCTAAACGGCCGGCTTTAGGACCAATATCTATTATGTAGTCAGCTGCACGAATTATTTCCTCATCATGTTCAACTACAACAACTGTATTTCCCAGTCTTTGCAGATCCTTCAAAACGTTTATAAGAAGATATGTATCGCGGGAATGGAGTCCGATACTTGGCTCATCCAAAATATATAATGAGCCAACAAGACTACTTCCTAATGATGACACCAGGTTGATACGCTGACTTTCACCTCCCGAAAGTGTGTTTGATAACCTGTTTAATGTCAGATATCCTAACCCAACATTCAATAAAAACTGAATGCGATTATTTATTTCTGTAAGTAATCTTTCAGATATAGCAGCATCTGTTTCATCAAGTGACAGGGATGAGAAAAACTCTCTGAGCTCGGTTATCGGCATCAACACAAGCTCGGTAATTGATTTACCTCCAACCTTTACAAACAGTGCCTCCGGTTTTAGTCGAGTGCCCTTACATACATTACATTCTGTCTTTCCTCTGTATCGAGCCATCATAACACGATTCTGTATTTTATACAGATTCTTTTCCAGCATATCAAAGAAATCATTTATACCATAGATATCATGCTCATGACGACCATTCCAAAGTATATCTTTTTCTTCATCATTCAGATCATAGTATGCCCTGTGAATAGGGAAATCAACCTTGTAAGCATTGTTTACAAAATAGTTCTTCCATTCACTCATTTTATCACCTTTCCAGCATTTTACACACTCTTCCTGTACTGATAAGCTTTTATCAGGAATTACCAGATTTTCGTCAATACCTACAATTTTTCCAAACCCTTCACATTTTGGACATGCACCGGCAGGACTGTTAAAATTGAACATCATCTCTGTTGGTTCCTCAAAAGTAATACCATCAGCCTCGAATCTATTTGAAAACTGAAAAGATTCAATTCCGTTTTCTCCCCAGTAACGTACCAGACACTCACCGTTACCCTCAAGAAATGCAGTCTCAACAGAATCAGACAGGCGATTAACGGTTGACTTGTCAGAAGAGCATGAGAGTCGGTCAATCACAAGAAGTATCTCCTCCTTAGGTGGTAGTTGCTTCTGTTCCAGTAATTCATCAATTCGATAAAACTGTTCACCAACTTCCAGGCGAGTGAACCCCTCTTTCATTAATATCTCCAGCTGCTCACGCAAATCACGGTTGTTTCGCAGCTGGATATGG
This window of the Lascolabacillus massiliensis genome carries:
- a CDS encoding CD225/dispanin family protein — its product is MNHYFFIDETGKQRGTFSPVELRSENIKRETLVWTQGMENWKRADEVSELQFIFEHSEDVQSSIDQPAAPVTRGNAPFDKENRNIMPKTWLIESILVTILPFMFCGSFLSLLGIIAIVYSAQVESFYNRGDYTAAMESSRTAGKWTKITFWIFIAWVILLAVSMLLLFGILGFNLAGMGDLIDL
- the uvrA gene encoding excinuclease ABC subunit UvrA, encoding MSNHKQIEIKGARVNNLKNIDVNIPRNSFTVITGLSGSGKSSLAFDTLYAEGQRRYVESLSAYARQFLGRMNKPEVDYIKGIPPAIAIEQKTTSRNPRSTVGTSTEIYEYLKLLYARIGKTISPVTGTEVKRHYVQDVIDKMYQFREGTRMAVLTHIQLRNNRDLREQLEILMKEGFTRLEVGEQFYRIDELLEQKQLPPKEEILLVIDRLSCSSDKSTVNRLSDSVETAFLEGNGECLVRYWGENGIESFQFSNRFEADGITFEEPTEMMFNFNSPAGACPKCEGFGKIVGIDENLVIPDKSLSVQEECVKCWKGDKMSEWKNYFVNNAYKVDFPIHRAYYDLNDEEKDILWNGRHEHDIYGINDFFDMLEKNLYKIQNRVMMARYRGKTECNVCKGTRLKPEALFVKVGGKSITELVLMPITELREFFSSLSLDETDAAISERLLTEINNRIQFLLNVGLGYLTLNRLSNTLSGGESQRINLVSSLGSSLVGSLYILDEPSIGLHSRDTYLLINVLKDLQRLGNTVVVVEHDEEIIRAADYIIDIGPKAGRLGGEVIYQGEVSELKAKSDSYTVKYLTGEEHIDIPDARRKWNNYIEVKGVRHNNLKNINVKFPLNAMTVVTGVSGSGKSSLVNDVFYNALQHHYKGTALERAEFSGIGGDLKLVKSVEYVDQNPLGKSSRSNPVTYLKAFDEIRKLYASMPLSKQMNFTPAYFSFNVEGGRCEECKGDGTITVEMQFMADIKLECETCHGKRFSAEVLEVEYKGKSIYDILEMTVDEAIDFFGNQKGATEKKITKKIQPLQDVGLGYIKLGQSSSTLSGGENQRVKLAYFLGEEKDYPTVFIFDEPTTGLHFHDIKTLLKAFNSLLERGHTVIIIEHNMDVIKCADHIIDIGPEGGNGGGYIVCTGTPEQISDCKESYTGRFLKEKLKNDSSLISKKG
- a CDS encoding CD225/dispanin family protein, with the translated sequence MEDNNSVPPVQDSQLPPPPPFTSNALNQDDEIPPLKPSNWLWQSIVATLFCCNVLGIVGIVYAAKVDVLYYNKKYTEAEKCAKSAKTWTLIAFVLGLISIIMWIVMMSTGNMPSYLEDIIENNASGYNF
- a CDS encoding DUF2752 domain-containing protein, which produces MVLLLMAALYLFYNLNPETEPIFPKCPFLFLTGYECPGCGTQRAIHQLLHLNIASALKYNAFMVFALPYVFMGIYMEHLGGKKRNKRLFRILFGRYSAVVILVIIILFWILRNCHFSIFP